In a genomic window of Salvelinus fontinalis isolate EN_2023a chromosome 7, ASM2944872v1, whole genome shotgun sequence:
- the LOC129859593 gene encoding protein Shroom2-like isoform X5: protein MKMVDIDSQTTMPSESETDKHVARNFLTKILRSSMRKNRFKGRNEPVSRPHSWHSSKFTEDHPEPTESHKEPPPAPPPPPVWQVKHEVSASTKDLSSCGDHDSNLRQLSSQFSSVGNMERVERPSHPFPPGCLSPSRYHRSAEPLSGGGGSGGKRESPFSCLSTTSPPPEPALALANTDAAATEDSMFYKGVQTQTSEDGRLGEQRHSRYLQLPQGDGGLESPRTVPEEQPGSRYSSSGSGRSHIGPVWIIPERRRVAAPPSPPPPPLRSDSFAVTKVYPAYTEGPGAPPHGQMKNQERGVDRLAEAPENSSYRGRGNHISHDENGVDPRCSYNTPPRKKDFLHPNIAAGAPDYNHNQLSNPNKLFSVSSQDVRQSQSPFACLPNHQRQYSDESTFYLQTRSAPHPPKPQSVGSYYHSLQELPTNSSNRNHVRSSTTSLSTSTIDQNYDGGGHIRYYCITTKQPAQPETRVRQTKSEVWRADMELAKGSNDRGSTTSSHKTNKVKYPPNPQQPYTNSKERNGNFQPANVLLYGHTASNSLSSSGKPTTEEKERRSEGQRPSTEAQLRSSYSPSPPKDHKAAPLREDPWVSQENHKISSQKTPMLHSLAQESRSPMLHSLAQESKSLVENNHPVTAPQPPPSNGGGEANHAIQEALTDNTATGKLARRSDRYATTLRNEIQLKRAQLQKSRSAATLTCPSETEEPEEEETDPGGWKSTSSDGSFSSSYKDHLKEAQARVLQATSFRRRDLEPPGSGSEALLTKPNSHIVSRIGGRKRFPLNKRVHSFSEPDKINKLGVEGEGEHPVGTARSFVDRRKFFEMAAKPSFCSAISTIHKSGQQSSSTTSSTLEHGEGKARGRAHSGETEGWRPGLASETSSDHHPDPLSSAGRQALLEQQRLGTFAEYQVTWDMQRKASDTKPQGRYHSADNILDQGTEETSVCVHERSRSSPSQDFYTQKIPVPWRDSVEKPYLDHRRDQQGGSYTTRGQSESREQPALLDHFPQPPQPSIPRLTDTEPHSSRDVATPLPLPHPSDHRYKRDSADPAHNLPALPPYPSNHTHSSVPEQPLPPPTPAPKPQNTGLIIMPHWALLGLETSSTTSSSYGLSSQEFLPGPCTHQAEPSSSSSCSPHGTELDPAPNQACSLGSTQLPSPSPGRPAGLDTEEGAADSTLEPPPSPSSHSPFFSYQPASLTVPSSGGTRSPSPQFAPQRLTDQPPVSVSMQDEAQSRPENRTNAVMEMSNLGKKVPVKIVHAESTTERESRQYLLHSEKNRPPGVSEGPDPPPPLPTSLPSPEPQPYSLFRAYTPYTRHGPQSPPRDPTLTVAPEEALSPGQSQTNGPSGTSTMGLQQPQKSNSEEDVKREELARDIMDKDKSLVDILDQSKMKTTMDLMEGIFPQEEQILDGGHQRRKVSPKQGLPHRGTDDRREEEGMSAATGSLVTSSSYYSTSAPKAELLNKMKDMQEDELEELEQDSEDELDINLASKKQELIDSLGKKLQVLREARESLQEDVHDNNSLGDEVEAMVQKVCKPNELDKFRMFVGDLDKVVSLLLSLSGRLARVENALNSLEEDTTPEEKRTLSEKRKLLIRQHEDAKELKENLDRRERLVYSIMAAHLSHESLADYQHFVKMKSALIIEQRKLEDKIKLGEEQLKCLLDSLLLEQRLLF, encoded by the exons GAAGAACCGCTTCAAGGG GAGGAATGAACCAGTCTCCCGGCCCCATTCATGGCACTCCTCCAAGTTCACAGAAGACCACCCCGAACCCACAGAGAGTCACAAAGAGCCTCCACCtgcacccccacctccacctgtgTGGCAGGTCAAACATGAAGTCAG TGCATCCACAAAAGATCTTTCCAGCTGCGGGGACCACGACTCGAATCTACGCCAGTTATCCAGCCAGTTCAGCTCCGTGGGGAATATGGAGAGAGTAGAGCGCCCCTCACACCCCTTCCCACCAGGATGCCTCTCCCCCAGCAGGTACCACCGCAGCGCTGAGCCTCTCTCTGGCGGTGGAGGGTCTGGTGGGAAGAGAGAATCGCCCTTCAGTTGCCTCTCCACTACCAGCCCTCCCCCGGAGCCTGCTCTGGCCCTCGCCAACACTGACGCTGCTGCGACTGAGGACAGCATGTTCTATAAGGGGGTCCAGACTCAGACCAGTGAGGATGGAAGGCTGGGTGAGCAGCGCCACAGCCGGTACCTCCAGCTGCCCCAGGGGGACGGAGGCTTGGAGAGCCCCAGGACAGTCCCAGAGGAGCAGCCTGGCTCCCGCTACTCCAGCTCAGGCTCTGGCAGATCGCACATAGGCCCTGTGTGGATTATcccagagaggaggagggtagcagcgcccccctctcctcctcctcctcccctacgcAGTGACAGCTTTGCTGTCACCAAGGTGTACCCTGCCTACACAGAGGGGCCTGGAGCTCCACCACACGGGCAGATGAAGAACCAGGAACGAGGGGTGGACAGGCTAGCTGAGGCCCCAGAGAACAGCAGCTACAGAGGCCGGGGCAACCATATCTCTCACGATGAGAACGGGGTAGACCCCAGGTGCAGTTACAACACTCCACCTCGCAAGAAAGACTTCCTCCACCCAAATATAGCAGCAGGAGCACCTGACTACAACCACAACCAGCTCAGCAACCCAAACAAACTGTTCTCGGTGTCTAGCCAGGACGTGAGACAGAGTCAGTCTCCCTTCGCTTGCCTGCCCAATCACCAGCGGCAGTACAGCGACGAAAGCACTTTCTACCTGCAGACCAGGTCCGCCCCACATCCACCGAAGCCGCAGAGCGTCGGGAGCTACTACCACAGCCTCCAGGAGCTCCCTACCAACAGCAGTAACAGGAATCACGTGAGGTCCTCCACCACGTCCCTGTCCACCTCGACCATCGACCAGAACTATGACGGCGGAGGACACATCCGGTACTACTGCATCACAACCaagcagccagcccagccagagACTCGTGTTAGACAGACCAAATCAGAGGTCTGGAGGGCTGACATGGAGCTAGCTAAGGGCTCCAATGACAGGGGCTCCACAACTTCCTCCCACAAGACCAACAAGGTCAAGTATCCTCCTAATCCTCAGCAGCCCTACACCAACAGCAAGGAGCGGAACGGAAATTTCCAACCGGCCAATGTTCTGCTTTACGGGCACACAGCCTCTAATTCCTTATCCTCATCTGGTAAACCTACCactgaggagaaggagaggaggagtgagggcCAGAGACCTTCTACAGAGGCCCAGCTTAGAAGTTCTTACTCTCCCAGTCCGCCCAAGGACCACAAGGCGGCACCACTGAGAGAAGACCCTTGGGTCTCTCAGGAGAACCACAAGATCTCTTCTCAAAAGACACCCATGCTCCACAGTCTGGCTCAGGAGAGTAGAAGCCCCATGCTTCATTCTCTAGCACAGGAGAGTAAGAGCCTGGTGGAGAACAATCACCCTGTTACggcaccacaaccaccaccatccAACGGCGGGGGAGAAGCCAACCACGCCATACAGGAGGCTTTAACGGACAACACGGCAACGGGCAAACTGGCGAGACGCAGCGACCGATATGCCACCACCCTCCGCAACGAGATCCAGCTAAAGAGGGCCCAGCTGCAGAAAAGCCGGAGTGCTGCCACCCTGACCTGCCCCAGCGAGACGGAGgagccagaggaagaggagacagacccGGGGGGGTGGAAGTCCACCTCCTCCGATggctccttttcctcctcctacAAGGACCACCTCAAAGAGGCGCAGGCTAGGGTCCTCCAGGCCACATCCTTTAGGAGGAGAGACCTAGAACCTCCCGGGTCAGGGTCGGAGGCTCTGTTAACCAAACCCAACTCACACATAGTCTCCCGCATTGGCGGCCGCAAGCGTTTCCCTCTGAACAAGAGGGTCCACTCGTTCTCCGAGCCAGACAAGATCAACAAGCTCGgagtggagggtgagggagaacaTCCTGTTGGAACAGCACGGTCGTTTGTAGACCGGCGGAAGTTCTTTGAAATGGCTGCTAAACCTTCCTTCTGCAGCGCCATCTCAACCATCCACAAGTCAGGCCAGCAGAGCTCCAGCACCACCTCCAGCACTTTGGAGCACGGAGAGGGCAAGGCCAGGGGGAGAGCCCACTCAGGGGAAACTGAGGGCTGGAGGCCGGGCCTGGCCAGTGAGACCTCCAGTGACCACCACCCAGACCCCCTCAGCTCCGCAGGCAGACAGGCCCTACTGGAGCAGCAGAGGCTGGGGACATTCGCTGAGTACCAGGTCACCTGGGACATGCAGAGGAAGGCTTCAGACACAAAGCCCCAGGGGAGGTACCACTCTGCTGACAACATCCTGGACCAGGGAACAGAGGAGACGTCTGTCTGTGTCCACGAGAGGTCCAGATCGTCTCCCTCACAAGACTTCTACACACAG AAGATCCCTGTGCCATGGAGAGACTCTGTTGAAAAGCCGTATCTGGATCACAGACGGGACCAGCAAGGAGGCAGTTACACCACCAG AGGgcagagcgagagcagagagcagCCAGCCCTGCTCGACCACTTCCCACAGCCTCCACAACCGTCTATTCCAAGACTGACCGACACAGAGCCACACAGCAGCAGAGACGTggccacccccctccctctccctcacccctccgACCACAGATACAAACGTGACTCTGCGGACCCCGCCCACAACCTTCCCGCTCTCCCCCCGTACCCCTCCAACCACACCCACAGCTCTGTGCCTGAGCAACCACTACCACCTCCAACGCCCGCTCCCAAGCCCCAGAATACAGGCCTCATCATCATGCCACATTGGGCTCTCCTAGGCCTGGAAAcctcctcaaccacatcctcctcctacGGACTATCTTCCCAGGAATTCCTGCCTGGCCCTTGCACCCATCAGGCTGAACCATCATCCAGCAGCAGCTGCTCCCCCCATGGCACAGAGCTGGATCCTGCCCCAAACCAAGCCTGCTCCTTGGGCTCCACCcagctcccctctccctcccccggGAGACCCGCTGGATTGGACACGGAGGAGGGAGCAGCTGATTCAACACTAGAGCCGccaccctccccctcttcccactCTCCTTTTTTCTCTTACCAGCCTGCCAGTCTGACGGTTCCCTCCTCAGGTGGGActcgttctccctctcctcagttTGCTCCACAGAGGCTGACGGACCAgccccctgtctctgtgtctatgcaGGATGAAGCCCAGAGCAG GCCAGAGAACAGGACGAACGCTGTGATGGAGATGAGCAATTTAGGGAAGAAGGTCCCTGTGAAGATCGTCCATGCTGAGAGcaccacagagagggagagccgCCAGTACCTGCTGCACAGCGAGAAAAATAGGCCCCCTGGAGTTTCAGAGGGGCCCGACCCTCCCCCGCCCCTACCGACCAGCCTGCCCTCCCCTGAGCCGCAGCCCTACTCCCTGTTCCGTGCCTACACCCCCTACACACGCCATGGGCCCCAGAGTCCCCCCAGGGACCCAACCCTCACTGTAGCCCCAGAAGAGGCCCTGTCCCCTGGGCAGTCTCAGACCAACGGACCCTCCGGTACCTCCACCATGGGTCTCCAGCAGCCTCAGAAGAGTAACTCGGAGGAGGATGTGAAGAGAGAGGAGCTGGCCAGAGACATCATGGACAAGGATAAGTCCCTGGTGGACATCTTGGACCAGAGTAAGATGAAGACCACCATGGATCTGATGGAGGGGATCTTCCCCCAGGAGGAGCAGATCTTGGATGGGGGGCACCAGAGGAGGAAAGTCTCCCCCAAACAGGGATTGCCACACAGGGGAACGGATGACCG gagagaggaggagggtatgTCTGCTGCCACAGGGTCCCTGGTGACCAGCTCCTCTTACTACAGTACGTCTGCCCCCAAGGCTGAGCTGCTCAACAAGATGAAGGACATGCAGGAGGACGAGCTGGAGGAGCTGGAGCAAGACTCGGAGGACGAATTGGACATCAACCTGGCCAGCAAGAAG CAAGAGCTAATTGACAGCCTGGGTAAGAAGCTGCAGGTGCTGCGCGAGGCCAGGGAGAGCCTTCAGGAGGACGTCCACGATAACAACTCTCTGGGGGACGAGGTGGAGGCCATGGTGCAGAAGGTCTGCAAGCCCAACGAGCTGGACAAGTTCAGGATGTTCGTGGGAGATCTGGACAAGGTGGTCAGTTTGCTGCTGTCCCTGTCCGGCCGACTGGCCAGGGTGGAGAACGCTCTCAACAGTCTGGAGGAAGACACCACACCAGAAGAGAAG CGCACCCTGTCAGAGAAGAGGAAGTTGTTGATCAGACAACATGAAGACGCCAAAGAGCTCAAGGAGAACCTTGACCGGCGGGAGCGCCTGGTTTACAGCATCATGGCTGCTCACCTCAGCCACGAGAGCCTGGCAGACTACCAGCACTTTGTCAAGATGAAGTCGGCCCTCATCATCGAGCAGCGCAAGCTGGAAGACAAGATCAAACTTGGAGAGGAGCAGCTGAAATGTCTGCTGGATAGTTTATTGTTGGAGCAAAGGCTGCTGTTCTGA
- the LOC129859593 gene encoding protein Shroom2-like isoform X3: MDVVDYRSELRTSAREVFLGADIFTAVGDRNKDDVEYRFVDVMLFGGAPWGFTLRGGLEHREPLLITKVEEGSRAATVSLQVGDEIVNINTVPISGSRQEAVCLVKSSHKTLALVVRRKMKMVDIDSQTTMPSESETDKHVARNFLTKILRSSMRRNEPVSRPHSWHSSKFTEDHPEPTESHKEPPPAPPPPPVWQVKHEVSASTKDLSSCGDHDSNLRQLSSQFSSVGNMERVERPSHPFPPGCLSPSRYHRSAEPLSGGGGSGGKRESPFSCLSTTSPPPEPALALANTDAAATEDSMFYKGVQTQTSEDGRLGEQRHSRYLQLPQGDGGLESPRTVPEEQPGSRYSSSGSGRSHIGPVWIIPERRRVAAPPSPPPPPLRSDSFAVTKVYPAYTEGPGAPPHGQMKNQERGVDRLAEAPENSSYRGRGNHISHDENGVDPRCSYNTPPRKKDFLHPNIAAGAPDYNHNQLSNPNKLFSVSSQDVRQSQSPFACLPNHQRQYSDESTFYLQTRSAPHPPKPQSVGSYYHSLQELPTNSSNRNHVRSSTTSLSTSTIDQNYDGGGHIRYYCITTKQPAQPETRVRQTKSEVWRADMELAKGSNDRGSTTSSHKTNKVKYPPNPQQPYTNSKERNGNFQPANVLLYGHTASNSLSSSGKPTTEEKERRSEGQRPSTEAQLRSSYSPSPPKDHKAAPLREDPWVSQENHKISSQKTPMLHSLAQESRSPMLHSLAQESKSLVENNHPVTAPQPPPSNGGGEANHAIQEALTDNTATGKLARRSDRYATTLRNEIQLKRAQLQKSRSAATLTCPSETEEPEEEETDPGGWKSTSSDGSFSSSYKDHLKEAQARVLQATSFRRRDLEPPGSGSEALLTKPNSHIVSRIGGRKRFPLNKRVHSFSEPDKINKLGVEGEGEHPVGTARSFVDRRKFFEMAAKPSFCSAISTIHKSGQQSSSTTSSTLEHGEGKARGRAHSGETEGWRPGLASETSSDHHPDPLSSAGRQALLEQQRLGTFAEYQVTWDMQRKASDTKPQGRYHSADNILDQGTEETSVCVHERSRSSPSQDFYTQKIPVPWRDSVEKPYLDHRRDQQGGSYTTRGQSESREQPALLDHFPQPPQPSIPRLTDTEPHSSRDVATPLPLPHPSDHRYKRDSADPAHNLPALPPYPSNHTHSSVPEQPLPPPTPAPKPQNTGLIIMPHWALLGLETSSTTSSSYGLSSQEFLPGPCTHQAEPSSSSSCSPHGTELDPAPNQACSLGSTQLPSPSPGRPAGLDTEEGAADSTLEPPPSPSSHSPFFSYQPASLTVPSSGGTRSPSPQFAPQRLTDQPPVSVSMQDEAQSRPENRTNAVMEMSNLGKKVPVKIVHAESTTERESRQYLLHSEKNRPPGVSEGPDPPPPLPTSLPSPEPQPYSLFRAYTPYTRHGPQSPPRDPTLTVAPEEALSPGQSQTNGPSGTSTMGLQQPQKSNSEEDVKREELARDIMDKDKSLVDILDQSKMKTTMDLMEGIFPQEEQILDGGHQRRKVSPKQGLPHRGTDDRREEEGMSAATGSLVTSSSYYSTSAPKAELLNKMKDMQEDELEELEQDSEDELDINLASKKQELIDSLGKKLQVLREARESLQEDVHDNNSLGDEVEAMVQKVCKPNELDKFRMFVGDLDKVVSLLLSLSGRLARVENALNSLEEDTTPEEKRTLSEKRKLLIRQHEDAKELKENLDRRERLVYSIMAAHLSHESLADYQHFVKMKSALIIEQRKLEDKIKLGEEQLKCLLDSLLLEQRLLF, translated from the exons GAGGAATGAACCAGTCTCCCGGCCCCATTCATGGCACTCCTCCAAGTTCACAGAAGACCACCCCGAACCCACAGAGAGTCACAAAGAGCCTCCACCtgcacccccacctccacctgtgTGGCAGGTCAAACATGAAGTCAG TGCATCCACAAAAGATCTTTCCAGCTGCGGGGACCACGACTCGAATCTACGCCAGTTATCCAGCCAGTTCAGCTCCGTGGGGAATATGGAGAGAGTAGAGCGCCCCTCACACCCCTTCCCACCAGGATGCCTCTCCCCCAGCAGGTACCACCGCAGCGCTGAGCCTCTCTCTGGCGGTGGAGGGTCTGGTGGGAAGAGAGAATCGCCCTTCAGTTGCCTCTCCACTACCAGCCCTCCCCCGGAGCCTGCTCTGGCCCTCGCCAACACTGACGCTGCTGCGACTGAGGACAGCATGTTCTATAAGGGGGTCCAGACTCAGACCAGTGAGGATGGAAGGCTGGGTGAGCAGCGCCACAGCCGGTACCTCCAGCTGCCCCAGGGGGACGGAGGCTTGGAGAGCCCCAGGACAGTCCCAGAGGAGCAGCCTGGCTCCCGCTACTCCAGCTCAGGCTCTGGCAGATCGCACATAGGCCCTGTGTGGATTATcccagagaggaggagggtagcagcgcccccctctcctcctcctcctcccctacgcAGTGACAGCTTTGCTGTCACCAAGGTGTACCCTGCCTACACAGAGGGGCCTGGAGCTCCACCACACGGGCAGATGAAGAACCAGGAACGAGGGGTGGACAGGCTAGCTGAGGCCCCAGAGAACAGCAGCTACAGAGGCCGGGGCAACCATATCTCTCACGATGAGAACGGGGTAGACCCCAGGTGCAGTTACAACACTCCACCTCGCAAGAAAGACTTCCTCCACCCAAATATAGCAGCAGGAGCACCTGACTACAACCACAACCAGCTCAGCAACCCAAACAAACTGTTCTCGGTGTCTAGCCAGGACGTGAGACAGAGTCAGTCTCCCTTCGCTTGCCTGCCCAATCACCAGCGGCAGTACAGCGACGAAAGCACTTTCTACCTGCAGACCAGGTCCGCCCCACATCCACCGAAGCCGCAGAGCGTCGGGAGCTACTACCACAGCCTCCAGGAGCTCCCTACCAACAGCAGTAACAGGAATCACGTGAGGTCCTCCACCACGTCCCTGTCCACCTCGACCATCGACCAGAACTATGACGGCGGAGGACACATCCGGTACTACTGCATCACAACCaagcagccagcccagccagagACTCGTGTTAGACAGACCAAATCAGAGGTCTGGAGGGCTGACATGGAGCTAGCTAAGGGCTCCAATGACAGGGGCTCCACAACTTCCTCCCACAAGACCAACAAGGTCAAGTATCCTCCTAATCCTCAGCAGCCCTACACCAACAGCAAGGAGCGGAACGGAAATTTCCAACCGGCCAATGTTCTGCTTTACGGGCACACAGCCTCTAATTCCTTATCCTCATCTGGTAAACCTACCactgaggagaaggagaggaggagtgagggcCAGAGACCTTCTACAGAGGCCCAGCTTAGAAGTTCTTACTCTCCCAGTCCGCCCAAGGACCACAAGGCGGCACCACTGAGAGAAGACCCTTGGGTCTCTCAGGAGAACCACAAGATCTCTTCTCAAAAGACACCCATGCTCCACAGTCTGGCTCAGGAGAGTAGAAGCCCCATGCTTCATTCTCTAGCACAGGAGAGTAAGAGCCTGGTGGAGAACAATCACCCTGTTACggcaccacaaccaccaccatccAACGGCGGGGGAGAAGCCAACCACGCCATACAGGAGGCTTTAACGGACAACACGGCAACGGGCAAACTGGCGAGACGCAGCGACCGATATGCCACCACCCTCCGCAACGAGATCCAGCTAAAGAGGGCCCAGCTGCAGAAAAGCCGGAGTGCTGCCACCCTGACCTGCCCCAGCGAGACGGAGgagccagaggaagaggagacagacccGGGGGGGTGGAAGTCCACCTCCTCCGATggctccttttcctcctcctacAAGGACCACCTCAAAGAGGCGCAGGCTAGGGTCCTCCAGGCCACATCCTTTAGGAGGAGAGACCTAGAACCTCCCGGGTCAGGGTCGGAGGCTCTGTTAACCAAACCCAACTCACACATAGTCTCCCGCATTGGCGGCCGCAAGCGTTTCCCTCTGAACAAGAGGGTCCACTCGTTCTCCGAGCCAGACAAGATCAACAAGCTCGgagtggagggtgagggagaacaTCCTGTTGGAACAGCACGGTCGTTTGTAGACCGGCGGAAGTTCTTTGAAATGGCTGCTAAACCTTCCTTCTGCAGCGCCATCTCAACCATCCACAAGTCAGGCCAGCAGAGCTCCAGCACCACCTCCAGCACTTTGGAGCACGGAGAGGGCAAGGCCAGGGGGAGAGCCCACTCAGGGGAAACTGAGGGCTGGAGGCCGGGCCTGGCCAGTGAGACCTCCAGTGACCACCACCCAGACCCCCTCAGCTCCGCAGGCAGACAGGCCCTACTGGAGCAGCAGAGGCTGGGGACATTCGCTGAGTACCAGGTCACCTGGGACATGCAGAGGAAGGCTTCAGACACAAAGCCCCAGGGGAGGTACCACTCTGCTGACAACATCCTGGACCAGGGAACAGAGGAGACGTCTGTCTGTGTCCACGAGAGGTCCAGATCGTCTCCCTCACAAGACTTCTACACACAG AAGATCCCTGTGCCATGGAGAGACTCTGTTGAAAAGCCGTATCTGGATCACAGACGGGACCAGCAAGGAGGCAGTTACACCACCAG AGGgcagagcgagagcagagagcagCCAGCCCTGCTCGACCACTTCCCACAGCCTCCACAACCGTCTATTCCAAGACTGACCGACACAGAGCCACACAGCAGCAGAGACGTggccacccccctccctctccctcacccctccgACCACAGATACAAACGTGACTCTGCGGACCCCGCCCACAACCTTCCCGCTCTCCCCCCGTACCCCTCCAACCACACCCACAGCTCTGTGCCTGAGCAACCACTACCACCTCCAACGCCCGCTCCCAAGCCCCAGAATACAGGCCTCATCATCATGCCACATTGGGCTCTCCTAGGCCTGGAAAcctcctcaaccacatcctcctcctacGGACTATCTTCCCAGGAATTCCTGCCTGGCCCTTGCACCCATCAGGCTGAACCATCATCCAGCAGCAGCTGCTCCCCCCATGGCACAGAGCTGGATCCTGCCCCAAACCAAGCCTGCTCCTTGGGCTCCACCcagctcccctctccctcccccggGAGACCCGCTGGATTGGACACGGAGGAGGGAGCAGCTGATTCAACACTAGAGCCGccaccctccccctcttcccactCTCCTTTTTTCTCTTACCAGCCTGCCAGTCTGACGGTTCCCTCCTCAGGTGGGActcgttctccctctcctcagttTGCTCCACAGAGGCTGACGGACCAgccccctgtctctgtgtctatgcaGGATGAAGCCCAGAGCAG GCCAGAGAACAGGACGAACGCTGTGATGGAGATGAGCAATTTAGGGAAGAAGGTCCCTGTGAAGATCGTCCATGCTGAGAGcaccacagagagggagagccgCCAGTACCTGCTGCACAGCGAGAAAAATAGGCCCCCTGGAGTTTCAGAGGGGCCCGACCCTCCCCCGCCCCTACCGACCAGCCTGCCCTCCCCTGAGCCGCAGCCCTACTCCCTGTTCCGTGCCTACACCCCCTACACACGCCATGGGCCCCAGAGTCCCCCCAGGGACCCAACCCTCACTGTAGCCCCAGAAGAGGCCCTGTCCCCTGGGCAGTCTCAGACCAACGGACCCTCCGGTACCTCCACCATGGGTCTCCAGCAGCCTCAGAAGAGTAACTCGGAGGAGGATGTGAAGAGAGAGGAGCTGGCCAGAGACATCATGGACAAGGATAAGTCCCTGGTGGACATCTTGGACCAGAGTAAGATGAAGACCACCATGGATCTGATGGAGGGGATCTTCCCCCAGGAGGAGCAGATCTTGGATGGGGGGCACCAGAGGAGGAAAGTCTCCCCCAAACAGGGATTGCCACACAGGGGAACGGATGACCG gagagaggaggagggtatgTCTGCTGCCACAGGGTCCCTGGTGACCAGCTCCTCTTACTACAGTACGTCTGCCCCCAAGGCTGAGCTGCTCAACAAGATGAAGGACATGCAGGAGGACGAGCTGGAGGAGCTGGAGCAAGACTCGGAGGACGAATTGGACATCAACCTGGCCAGCAAGAAG CAAGAGCTAATTGACAGCCTGGGTAAGAAGCTGCAGGTGCTGCGCGAGGCCAGGGAGAGCCTTCAGGAGGACGTCCACGATAACAACTCTCTGGGGGACGAGGTGGAGGCCATGGTGCAGAAGGTCTGCAAGCCCAACGAGCTGGACAAGTTCAGGATGTTCGTGGGAGATCTGGACAAGGTGGTCAGTTTGCTGCTGTCCCTGTCCGGCCGACTGGCCAGGGTGGAGAACGCTCTCAACAGTCTGGAGGAAGACACCACACCAGAAGAGAAG CGCACCCTGTCAGAGAAGAGGAAGTTGTTGATCAGACAACATGAAGACGCCAAAGAGCTCAAGGAGAACCTTGACCGGCGGGAGCGCCTGGTTTACAGCATCATGGCTGCTCACCTCAGCCACGAGAGCCTGGCAGACTACCAGCACTTTGTCAAGATGAAGTCGGCCCTCATCATCGAGCAGCGCAAGCTGGAAGACAAGATCAAACTTGGAGAGGAGCAGCTGAAATGTCTGCTGGATAGTTTATTGTTGGAGCAAAGGCTGCTGTTCTGA